The following are encoded together in the Cheilinus undulatus linkage group 3, ASM1832078v1, whole genome shotgun sequence genome:
- the ilrun gene encoding protein ILRUN, with protein MEGTDMDVDAELMQKFSCMGTTDKDVLISEFQRLLGFQLNPAGCAFFLDMTNWNLQAAIGAYYDFESPNVNTPSMSFVEDVTIGEGESVPPDTPFTKTWRIQNTGAESWPPGVCLKYIGGDQFGHVNTVMVKSLDPQEISDVSVQMRSPTNPGMYQGQWRMCTATGLFYGDVIWVILSVEVGGLLGVTQQLSSFETEFNTQPQRNVQGDFNPFASPQKNKHDATDNSFRDPGGAWDRTQEPIQQDQNGLSHNAVNRASNGLQTNLSVVTYGQGIHGPYPFGQS; from the exons ATGGAGGGCACTGACATGGACGTGGACGCGGAGCTCATGCAGAAGTTCAGCTGCATGGGTACCACGGACAAGGACGTCCTCATTTCGGAGTTTCAGAGGCTGCTGGGCTTCCAGCTTAACCCAGCCGGCTGCGCCTTCTTCCTGGACATGACCAACTG GAACCTGCAGGCTGCTATAGGTGCATATTATGACTTTGAAAGTCCCAATGTCAACACGCCATCCATGTCCTTTGTTGAAGATGTGACAATTGGTGAAGGAGAGTCGGTTCCTCCAGATACACCATTCACAAAGACCTGGAGAATACAAAACACAG GTGCAGAGTCATGGCCACCTGGGGTTTGTCTCAAGTACATTGGAGGAGATCAGTTTGggcatgtaaacacagtaaTGGTAAAGTCACTAGACCCCCAGGAGATATCAGATGTCAGTGTGCAGATGCGAAGTCCCACAAATCCAGGCATGTACCAGGGCCAGTGGAGGATGTGTACAGCCACTGGTTTATTTTATGGAG ACGTAATCTGGGTGATTCTTAGTGTAGAAGTTGGGGGTCTCCTCGGCGTGACCCAGCAGCTTTCCTCCTTTGAGACAGAATTCAACACCCAACCCCAGCGCAACGTGCAGGGAGACTTCAACCCATTCGCCTCACCTCAGAAAAACAAGCACGACGCCACTGACAACAGCTTCAGAGATCCTGGCGGGGCGTGGGATCGCACACAGGAGCCAATCCAGCAAGATCAAAATGGACTGTCTCATAATGCTGTAAATAGAGCATCAAATGGTCTCCAGACCAATCTTTCTGTGGTGACATATGGTCAG ggTATTCATGGACCCTATCCATTTGGACAGAGCTAG
- the snrpc gene encoding U1 small nuclear ribonucleoprotein C: MPKFYCDYCDTYLTHDSPSVRKTHCSGRKHKENVKDYYQKWMEEQAQSLIDKTTAAFQQGKIPPTPFPGGPPPGGPPRPGMLPTPPMGGPPMMPMMGPPPHGMMPGGPGGMRPPMGGPMQMMPGPPHMMRHPRPMMMPVRPGMMRPDR, translated from the exons ATGCCCAA GTTTTATTGTGATTACTGTGACACCTATCTAACACATGATTCG ccATCAGTGAGGAAAACTCACTGTAGTGgcagaaaacacaaagaaaatgtgaagGATTACTACCAGAAATGGATGGAGGAGCAGGCTCAGAGCCTGATTGATAAAACAA CGGCTGCCTTTCAACAGGGAAAGATTCCTCCCACTCCGTTCCCTGGTGGTCCTCCCCCAG GTGGTCCTCCTCGACCAGGTATGCTACCTACACCCCCGATGGGAGGTCCTCCTATGATGCCCATGATGGGGCCTCCTCCTCATGGAATGATGCCTGGTGGACCTG GAGGCATGAGGCCGCCGATGGGAGGACCCATGCAGATGATGCCAGGACCACCACACATGATGCGTCACCCCCGACCCATGATGATGCCAGTCAGGCCGGGCATGATGCGACCAGACAGATAA